Proteins from a genomic interval of Pelagibaculum spongiae:
- the ygfK gene encoding putative selenate reductase subunit YgfK gives MADIMRPVPFKSLIERIVGEYRQTNSIFGIPAKQFFRKQNAHHIKVFEERAETPVGPAAGPHTQLTQNILTSWLTGGRFIELKTVQIMDELEIEKPCIDPEDECFNTEWSSEFTLTKAHDEYLKAWFLTYLLEELFDPQPDGKRSFIFNMSVGYNLEGIKTDRMQTFIDDMMDSAAHPMFAVYKAQLQALVNDEDFIKLMGLQGEAERIQRLRELPSRIPGGISQSMTLSTMHGCPPAEIEAICNYMLTEKKINTFVKLNPTLLGFKTVRGILDGCGFDYIGLNPEGFEHDLKIEQALPMLHRLVANGKEHGRRFGVKLTNTLASINHKGRLPGPEMYMSGRALYPLTMNVAALLAREFNGELPMSYSGGAWKGNINEIFDTGIRPITMATDLLKPGGYLRLKDCADRLETSDAWGMTKVDVDAVEALAKASLVDDYTQKEWHENQRKKPVKVPLTDCSMAPCKQACPIEQDIPEYMQMLAAGKYREALELVYSRNALPAITAHICDHQCMYACTRQDYEGSVKIREMKKIAVEKGWKEFRGSWQKPEITRQEKCAVIGAGPAGLAAALFMARGGFPVTLFEKEANAGGIVKNVIPQFRIAAEVIEQDIQFIADNGVNFEFGCDPELTVDGLKAQGFKYVFVGTGAEKGSAIPLTGDGAQGDTSKVIKSLSFLRQFNMDKTALQLGAHVAVVGGGNTAMDSARAALRLPGVEQVTVLYRRTEKEMPADREEYEMAKADGVTFCFLTNPESISPESMSAGSKGESGEGSCELVARVMELGEPDEQGRRRPVKTDKTVTLQINTLISAIGERPDCAALEAKGIALAEDGWPVVDSKTCETAAENVFLMGDAFTGPSSIVSAIGCARKAVDCALEREGTSLEVLEREERTSIDEIFDRKGAIPLKLVEEGDEGFIAQEASRCLECNSVCSKCVDVCPNRANMAFPIPGFKDPLQIIHIDAYCNECGNCGQFCNWMSRPYKEKFTLFSLMEDYRDSTNFGFLVDGEKVLVRVESGEFELGHKNGLLVGDSIVELGDELRIINYLMSNHSHLLNEVLL, from the coding sequence ATGGCTGATATTATGCGACCCGTACCATTCAAATCGCTGATCGAGCGGATTGTGGGTGAGTATCGTCAAACCAACAGCATTTTTGGTATTCCTGCTAAGCAGTTTTTCCGCAAGCAGAATGCCCATCATATTAAGGTCTTTGAAGAGCGAGCTGAGACACCTGTCGGTCCAGCAGCCGGACCTCATACCCAGTTAACTCAAAATATTTTAACTTCATGGCTTACCGGTGGCCGTTTTATTGAACTGAAAACCGTTCAAATAATGGATGAACTGGAAATTGAAAAGCCATGTATTGATCCAGAAGACGAATGTTTTAATACCGAATGGTCTTCTGAATTTACCTTAACCAAGGCGCATGATGAATATTTAAAAGCCTGGTTTTTAACTTATTTATTGGAAGAGTTATTTGATCCGCAGCCAGATGGCAAGCGCTCATTTATTTTCAACATGAGTGTTGGCTACAACCTGGAAGGAATTAAAACCGACCGGATGCAGACCTTCATTGATGACATGATGGATTCTGCTGCTCACCCAATGTTTGCCGTGTACAAAGCTCAGTTGCAGGCGCTGGTAAATGATGAAGACTTTATCAAATTGATGGGGCTGCAAGGCGAAGCCGAGCGTATTCAACGCTTGCGCGAATTACCCAGCCGCATTCCTGGGGGCATTAGTCAGTCGATGACTTTATCGACCATGCACGGTTGCCCACCAGCAGAAATCGAAGCAATTTGTAACTACATGTTGACCGAGAAGAAGATTAATACCTTCGTCAAACTCAACCCGACCTTACTGGGCTTTAAAACCGTTCGCGGTATTTTAGATGGTTGTGGTTTTGATTATATCGGTCTGAATCCTGAAGGCTTTGAGCATGATCTGAAAATTGAACAAGCCTTGCCAATGCTGCATCGACTGGTAGCAAACGGTAAAGAGCATGGCCGTCGTTTCGGCGTTAAATTGACCAATACTCTGGCAAGCATTAACCATAAAGGTCGTTTGCCTGGGCCTGAAATGTATATGTCGGGCCGGGCGCTTTATCCATTAACTATGAACGTTGCTGCATTGTTAGCGCGTGAATTTAATGGTGAGCTGCCAATGTCTTATTCCGGTGGTGCTTGGAAAGGCAATATTAACGAGATTTTTGATACCGGCATTCGCCCAATCACCATGGCGACCGACCTGCTCAAGCCTGGCGGTTATCTGCGATTAAAAGACTGTGCAGATCGCTTGGAAACCAGCGATGCATGGGGCATGACTAAGGTTGATGTGGATGCGGTAGAAGCGCTGGCCAAAGCTTCGCTGGTTGATGATTACACTCAAAAAGAGTGGCATGAAAACCAGCGTAAAAAGCCGGTAAAAGTACCTCTGACTGACTGTTCTATGGCGCCTTGTAAGCAGGCTTGCCCAATTGAGCAAGATATTCCTGAATATATGCAAATGCTGGCCGCCGGTAAGTACCGTGAGGCGCTGGAACTGGTTTATAGCCGCAATGCATTGCCTGCAATTACAGCGCATATTTGTGATCACCAGTGCATGTACGCCTGTACTCGTCAGGATTATGAAGGGTCAGTAAAAATCCGCGAAATGAAAAAAATCGCGGTAGAAAAAGGTTGGAAAGAATTTCGTGGTAGCTGGCAAAAGCCGGAAATTACTCGTCAGGAAAAATGTGCAGTCATTGGTGCTGGCCCCGCTGGTTTGGCGGCTGCTTTATTTATGGCACGCGGCGGCTTCCCGGTTACCCTGTTTGAAAAAGAAGCTAACGCTGGCGGCATTGTTAAAAATGTAATTCCGCAATTTAGAATCGCTGCTGAAGTAATCGAGCAGGACATTCAATTTATTGCCGATAACGGCGTGAATTTTGAATTTGGCTGTGACCCGGAATTAACCGTTGATGGATTAAAAGCCCAAGGCTTTAAATATGTATTTGTTGGTACCGGTGCTGAAAAAGGTAGTGCAATTCCCCTGACTGGTGATGGAGCGCAGGGTGATACCAGCAAGGTAATTAAGTCACTTTCCTTCCTGCGTCAGTTCAATATGGATAAAACCGCACTTCAACTTGGTGCTCATGTGGCAGTGGTTGGTGGTGGTAATACGGCAATGGACAGTGCTCGCGCAGCCTTGCGTTTGCCAGGTGTCGAGCAGGTAACGGTGCTTTATCGCCGTACCGAAAAAGAAATGCCGGCCGACCGTGAAGAATATGAAATGGCCAAGGCGGATGGTGTGACCTTCTGCTTCCTGACTAATCCCGAGTCAATCAGCCCTGAGTCCATGAGCGCTGGTTCAAAAGGGGAGAGCGGTGAAGGTTCTTGTGAGTTAGTCGCTCGAGTAATGGAATTAGGCGAGCCAGATGAGCAAGGCCGCCGTCGCCCGGTTAAAACCGATAAAACCGTTACCTTGCAAATCAATACTTTGATTTCTGCAATTGGTGAGCGTCCTGATTGCGCTGCTCTGGAAGCTAAAGGCATTGCGCTGGCTGAAGATGGCTGGCCAGTGGTTGACAGCAAAACCTGTGAAACCGCCGCTGAAAACGTATTCCTGATGGGTGATGCCTTTACCGGCCCATCCAGCATTGTCAGTGCGATTGGTTGTGCTCGCAAAGCGGTGGATTGTGCGCTGGAAAGAGAAGGTACTTCGTTGGAAGTTCTGGAGCGTGAAGAACGGACTTCAATTGATGAAATCTTTGATCGTAAAGGTGCCATCCCACTGAAACTGGTTGAAGAGGGTGATGAAGGCTTTATCGCTCAGGAAGCTAGTCGCTGTTTGGAATGTAATAGCGTTTGCTCCAAGTGCGTCGATGTTTGTCCTAACCGCGCCAATATGGCATTTCCAATCCCAGGGTTTAAAGATCCGCTGCAGATTATTCATATCGATGCTTACTGCAACGAATGCGGAAACTGCGGTCAGTTCTGTAACTGGATGAGCCGTCCTTACAAAGAGAAATTCACCCTGTTCAGCCTGATGGAAGATTATCGTGATAGCACTAACTTCGGCTTCCTGGTCGATGGAGAAAAGGTGCTGGTACGAGTCGAGTCGGGTGAATTTGAACTAGGACATAAAAATGGTCTGCTGGTGGGTGATTCGATAGTTGAGCTGGGTGATGAGTTGCGGATTATTAACTACCTGATGAGCAATCACAGCCATTTGTTGAATGAAGTTTTGTTGTAA